One genomic segment of [Phormidium] sp. ETS-05 includes these proteins:
- a CDS encoding calcium-binding protein — translation MANIIFEELSENDSFDFAQESYYDDYALTTPGNGDRITINLTSNIIDPFLQVYDFNSGILLYENDDGGDGLNSQIQFFTEPNTTYVVRASSFSDQVGVYNLDVNGSGQLQALSTFDPDSIAAQFPPQSSIPGRLGGGDPTDADRDAFYDDYLLTLPSGSSVTIELTSSEIDSYLEVYRQDTGELLDINDDSDDGSLNSELTLYGIPGVSNYIVRASSFSQEEGSYNLEAFGLGSVALQPLGNAAAVLTTAPPRASLPGTLNGADPQVQGKFYDDYNLTPGSTAPITIEANGDFDTYIYVYDKNGRTVAFDDDGGLGLNSLVEFTPEARETYTVRVTSYTPAEGNYTLTANSFANVALAPASADVASILNELFSQLYLGSDFSFLNDPLLLKVFQDLITANSSLDFKDYSGGSDSIQLGSGIGSSFAGGIRAFDGDDFIVGSAVDDVVNGNQGNDSIDGGEGNDYLRGGQNNDMLIGDTGDDLLNGNKGNDVLEGGEGNDYLRGGLDDDLLVGGEGNDILIGDKGFDILRGESGADTFLLRGDLPSGSLSLADRIEDFQAGIDRIGITEGLSLNQVGLQSFSDGTAITIAATGEYLGFVVGSNTTAVQNAIFTVQPGDPIFDRVG, via the coding sequence ATGGCAAACATCATTTTTGAAGAATTAAGCGAAAACGATTCTTTCGATTTCGCTCAAGAATCCTATTACGATGATTACGCGCTGACCACTCCCGGGAATGGCGATCGCATCACCATCAACCTCACTTCCAACATCATCGACCCTTTCTTGCAGGTGTACGACTTCAACAGTGGCATCTTGCTCTATGAAAACGACGACGGGGGCGATGGACTAAATTCCCAAATTCAATTTTTTACCGAACCTAATACCACCTACGTAGTGCGTGCCAGCAGTTTTTCCGATCAAGTAGGTGTTTACAACTTAGACGTAAACGGTAGCGGCCAACTGCAAGCTCTGTCAACCTTTGACCCCGATAGCATCGCGGCTCAATTTCCACCTCAGTCTAGCATTCCAGGGCGTTTAGGTGGTGGAGACCCCACGGATGCCGATCGGGATGCCTTTTACGATGACTACCTGCTCACCCTGCCATCAGGCTCCTCCGTCACCATCGAGCTAACCTCCAGCGAAATCGACTCCTATTTAGAAGTTTACCGCCAAGACACCGGAGAATTGCTCGATATCAACGATGACAGCGATGATGGTAGCCTCAACTCGGAACTGACTCTATACGGAATTCCCGGCGTCAGTAATTACATCGTGCGTGCCAGCAGCTTTTCCCAAGAAGAAGGCAGCTATAATCTCGAAGCATTCGGTTTAGGCAGCGTCGCCTTGCAACCCCTCGGTAACGCCGCAGCCGTACTCACCACAGCGCCACCACGAGCCAGTTTACCAGGGACGCTCAATGGCGCTGACCCCCAAGTACAAGGCAAATTCTATGATGACTATAATCTGACACCGGGCTCCACGGCCCCCATTACTATCGAAGCTAACGGCGATTTTGATACTTATATCTACGTTTACGACAAAAATGGTCGCACTGTGGCTTTTGACGATGACGGCGGTCTCGGTTTAAACTCCCTGGTAGAATTTACCCCCGAGGCGCGAGAAACCTACACCGTGCGTGTCACCAGCTACACTCCGGCTGAAGGTAACTACACCCTCACGGCCAACAGCTTTGCTAATGTGGCTTTAGCCCCCGCCTCGGCAGACGTAGCATCCATATTGAACGAGCTGTTTTCTCAACTCTATTTGGGGAGCGACTTTAGTTTCCTCAATGACCCCCTGCTGCTGAAAGTTTTTCAGGATTTAATTACCGCTAACTCCAGCCTCGATTTCAAGGACTATTCCGGTGGGTCAGATAGCATCCAGTTGGGCAGTGGTATTGGCAGCAGCTTTGCGGGAGGCATCCGCGCTTTCGACGGCGATGATTTTATCGTCGGTTCGGCGGTTGATGATGTGGTCAACGGCAACCAAGGTAACGATAGTATTGATGGCGGCGAAGGAAACGATTACCTGCGCGGCGGTCAAAATAACGATATGCTCATCGGTGACACCGGTGATGATCTGCTCAACGGGAATAAAGGCAATGATGTCCTAGAAGGTGGGGAGGGGAACGACTACCTGCGCGGCGGACTCGATGACGACTTGCTCGTGGGTGGGGAAGGTAATGATATTCTCATCGGCGATAAAGGTTTTGATATTTTGCGTGGGGAAAGTGGGGCGGATACTTTCTTGCTCCGGGGTGACTTGCCCAGCGGTAGCTTATCTTTGGCCGATCGCATCGAAGATTTCCAAGCCGGAATTGATAGAATCGGCATCACCGAGGGGTTATCGCTCAACCAGGTTGGTTTGCAATCTTTCAGCGATGGCACTGCTATCACTATTGCGGCGACTGGTGAATATCTGGGGTTTGTGGTGGGGAGTAACACTACAGCGGTGCAAAATGCCATTTTTACCGTGCAACCGGGAGATCCGATTTTCGATCGGGTAGGCTAA
- the msrP gene encoding protein-methionine-sulfoxide reductase catalytic subunit MsrP: MVIIRVPKSWEIDHREVTPEAIFFSRRRFLHGAIASGLGAALLAGCQNQSQEPSKLTAKTEPLKVPRSSAFASVDYATTDESLATKYNNFYEFGGTKSIWQQAQALPTDNWKVEVGGLVKNPRTYDIDDLRQKFPLEERVYRFRCVEAWAMVVPWVGFPMHHLIKDVEPTSAAKFVRFTSFYDQKITPGPGFWADSYPWPYTEGLRIEEMANELAFFAVGMYGKTLPPQNGAPIRMVIPWKYGFKGAKSIVKIEFLADQPATFWNTLIPNEYDFEANVNPAKPHPRWSQAVERVVGKGPSISWETRPTLLYNGYEEYVADLYKT, from the coding sequence ATGGTGATTATCCGCGTTCCCAAATCTTGGGAAATTGACCATCGAGAAGTTACCCCCGAGGCGATATTTTTCTCCCGGCGGCGATTTTTGCACGGCGCGATCGCCTCTGGACTTGGTGCGGCCCTCCTGGCAGGGTGTCAGAACCAATCCCAGGAGCCAAGCAAACTTACTGCCAAAACCGAGCCCCTAAAAGTCCCTCGCAGTAGCGCTTTTGCCTCGGTTGACTATGCCACCACCGACGAATCCCTAGCCACCAAATACAATAACTTTTACGAATTCGGTGGCACCAAATCCATTTGGCAGCAGGCCCAAGCCTTACCCACAGATAACTGGAAAGTAGAAGTAGGCGGGTTAGTAAAAAATCCCCGCACTTACGATATCGACGACTTGCGCCAAAAATTCCCCCTAGAAGAACGAGTTTATCGCTTTCGTTGCGTAGAAGCCTGGGCAATGGTAGTGCCTTGGGTGGGTTTTCCCATGCACCACCTCATCAAAGACGTAGAACCCACATCCGCCGCTAAATTTGTCCGCTTTACCTCTTTTTACGACCAAAAAATTACCCCTGGTCCCGGTTTTTGGGCTGATAGCTACCCCTGGCCATATACCGAAGGTCTCCGCATCGAGGAAATGGCCAACGAACTAGCATTTTTTGCCGTGGGGATGTATGGTAAAACTTTGCCCCCTCAAAATGGGGCGCCCATTCGCATGGTTATTCCCTGGAAATACGGATTTAAAGGGGCAAAGTCGATTGTCAAAATCGAGTTTCTGGCCGACCAACCCGCCACATTTTGGAATACTTTAATACCGAACGAATATGATTTCGAGGCCAATGTGAATCCCGCAAAGCCTCACCCCCGGTGGTCTCAAGCCGTGGAACGGGTAGTTGGTAAGGGTCCATCGATTAGCTGGGAAACCCGGCCTACTTTACTCTACAACGGTTATGAAGAATACGTGGCAGACCTTTACAAAACTTGA
- a CDS encoding RNA methyltransferase, with protein MTLSVTSRQNPLVKQIRQLHSPKGRREQEQFLLEGTHLVEVASNVNYPLEIVCATAKWQSAHPQLWQQLEAQAVRMVEVSEVVIEAIATTVNPDGVVAVAPRGTITPPPIPTSGMVLALETIQNPGNLGTIIRTAVAAGACGLWVSADSTDLDHPKVLRASAGEWFRLPMGVCEDLTAQVQLCRSQGVQVIATAASATMTHWEIDYRQPTVILLGNEGAGLSAALGAIAHQQVRIPLSPGVESLNVSIAAAVILYEALRQTRFVVGL; from the coding sequence ATGACTTTGAGCGTCACCAGTCGCCAAAATCCATTAGTAAAACAAATCCGTCAACTCCACTCCCCCAAGGGAAGGCGGGAGCAAGAGCAATTTTTGCTGGAGGGCACCCACTTGGTGGAAGTGGCCAGCAATGTCAATTACCCTTTGGAAATCGTCTGTGCTACAGCTAAGTGGCAGTCCGCACACCCGCAACTGTGGCAGCAACTAGAAGCGCAGGCGGTGCGGATGGTGGAGGTGTCGGAGGTGGTTATCGAGGCGATCGCCACTACCGTCAACCCCGATGGCGTCGTCGCCGTGGCGCCACGTGGCACCATCACCCCACCCCCCATCCCCACTTCTGGCATGGTTCTGGCTTTGGAAACTATCCAAAACCCCGGCAACCTGGGCACTATCATCCGCACCGCTGTGGCGGCTGGGGCCTGTGGTTTGTGGGTGAGCGCTGACAGTACCGACCTGGACCACCCGAAAGTCCTGCGCGCCTCCGCCGGAGAGTGGTTTCGCTTACCGATGGGGGTATGTGAAGATTTAACCGCCCAAGTGCAACTCTGTCGCAGTCAGGGAGTGCAAGTCATCGCCACCGCCGCCAGTGCCACAATGACTCACTGGGAAATTGACTACCGCCAGCCAACGGTAATTTTATTGGGTAATGAAGGGGCCGGTTTGTCTGCAGCACTCGGGGCGATCGCGCACCAACAAGTCCGCATTCCCCTAAGTCCCGGCGTTGAATCTTTAAACGTCAGCATCGCCGCCGCCGTCATCTTATATGAAGCCCTCCGCCAGACCAGGTTTGTAGTTGGGCTTTAG
- the murA gene encoding UDP-N-acetylglucosamine 1-carboxyvinyltransferase, with product MTASLGSSIDNLASPEAEQTVLEIRGQSTLAGEVKISGAKNSALVLMAGALLCPDECRLRNVPELLDVARMGQILSELGVSLRQQGDVVDINARNLSESQAPYELVSQLRASFFAIGPILARLGVAHVPLPGGCAIGARPVDLHVRGLQAMGAHVDIDGGVVNAYIPGSKKRLQGAKFYMDYPSVGATETLMMAATLAEGETILENAAQEPEVEDLANFCISMGARIKGAGTNTITIEGVPRLHSSDYSIIADRIEAGTFLVAGAITKSEIELVGIVPDHLAAAVAKLQEMGVKVVSTGRDHLRVLPTENLKAADIQTLPYPGFPTDMQAQFMALMTVSEGSSAITETVFENRLRHVAELIRLGADIRVKGNTALVRGVPALSGAPVLATDLRASAALVLAGLAAQGKTTIFGLHHLDRGYEKLEQKMQKLGARLQRVKTSAKLEASNGNPSVESVLQ from the coding sequence ATTACTGCGTCTCTCGGTTCATCAATAGACAATCTTGCTTCACCGGAAGCGGAACAAACTGTGCTGGAGATTAGGGGCCAATCTACTCTGGCAGGGGAAGTAAAAATCAGCGGGGCGAAAAATTCCGCCCTAGTGCTGATGGCGGGGGCTCTGCTATGTCCGGACGAATGCCGATTGCGGAACGTTCCTGAGCTGCTGGATGTGGCGAGGATGGGTCAAATCTTATCGGAGTTGGGCGTTTCCCTGCGGCAGCAAGGGGATGTAGTGGATATTAATGCTCGCAATTTGAGCGAATCCCAGGCCCCCTATGAATTAGTCAGCCAGTTGCGGGCGAGTTTCTTCGCCATCGGGCCGATTTTGGCGCGCTTGGGGGTGGCTCATGTTCCTCTCCCAGGAGGCTGCGCGATCGGAGCGAGACCGGTGGACCTGCACGTGCGGGGCCTGCAAGCAATGGGCGCCCATGTGGATATTGATGGCGGTGTGGTCAATGCCTATATCCCCGGGAGCAAAAAGCGCTTGCAGGGAGCTAAATTCTATATGGATTACCCCAGCGTCGGCGCCACGGAAACTCTGATGATGGCGGCAACTTTGGCGGAAGGGGAAACTATCCTGGAAAATGCGGCCCAAGAGCCGGAAGTAGAGGATTTGGCCAACTTCTGCATCTCGATGGGAGCCCGGATTAAGGGAGCAGGCACCAATACGATTACGATTGAAGGGGTGCCCCGGCTGCATTCTTCCGACTACAGCATCATCGCCGATCGAATTGAGGCGGGGACGTTTTTAGTCGCTGGTGCGATTACCAAATCTGAAATCGAATTAGTGGGAATTGTGCCGGACCACCTGGCCGCTGCCGTGGCTAAGTTGCAGGAAATGGGAGTAAAAGTGGTCTCCACCGGGCGCGATCACCTGCGGGTATTGCCCACAGAAAACCTGAAAGCCGCCGATATCCAAACCCTGCCTTATCCTGGTTTCCCCACAGATATGCAGGCTCAGTTTATGGCCCTGATGACTGTCAGCGAAGGTAGCAGCGCCATCACCGAAACGGTTTTTGAAAACCGCCTGCGCCACGTCGCCGAACTCATCCGCTTGGGAGCTGATATCCGCGTCAAAGGTAACACGGCGCTTGTGCGTGGTGTGCCCGCACTCTCTGGCGCTCCCGTGTTGGCAACTGACTTGCGCGCCTCCGCCGCTTTAGTTTTGGCGGGACTAGCCGCACAAGGTAAAACCACTATTTTTGGGTTGCATCACCTCGATCGGGGTTATGAAAAACTCGAGCAAAAAATGCAAAAGCTGGGCGCCCGACTGCAAAGGGTGAAAACCTCAGCCAAATTAGAAGCGAGCAACGGCAACCCATCTGTGGAATCGGTTCTACAATAA
- a CDS encoding M48 family metallopeptidase: MADQKIPLLGLKADQFRHPLDREATNALKQFPGLDLLVRQLLGSLGEQFFYLENIASSVLVGEKQLPDLYALLKDACKILDLEPPQLYVRQNPVPNAYTFAMRGQQPFIVIHTSLLELLTPGEIQAVIAHELGHLKCEHGVYLTLANLMVLAAGNLPSLGQLLAQSLQNQMLQWLRCAEFSCDRAALLATQDPKTVASVLMKLAGGSPTLAPQLNLDAFLAQARAYDKISSSAIGQMLQEAQTAQLTHPLPVLRAREIDIWASSKEYESLLQNQKNVYNGKSNPKGEWRNW, encoded by the coding sequence ATGGCTGACCAGAAAATCCCTCTACTGGGTCTAAAAGCAGACCAATTTCGGCATCCCCTGGACAGGGAAGCTACCAACGCCCTGAAGCAGTTCCCTGGACTGGACCTGCTGGTGCGACAACTACTGGGCTCCCTGGGGGAGCAGTTTTTTTATTTGGAGAATATCGCCTCTAGTGTCTTGGTCGGGGAAAAGCAGCTCCCAGACCTTTATGCTTTGCTCAAAGATGCCTGCAAAATCTTGGACTTGGAACCCCCCCAGCTCTATGTGCGGCAAAACCCCGTACCTAACGCTTATACCTTTGCCATGCGGGGGCAACAACCTTTTATCGTGATTCACACTTCCCTGCTGGAACTACTGACGCCGGGGGAAATACAAGCGGTGATTGCCCACGAACTGGGACACTTGAAGTGCGAGCATGGGGTTTACCTCACCTTGGCGAATTTAATGGTGCTGGCGGCGGGAAATTTACCATCTTTGGGGCAGTTGTTGGCGCAAAGCCTACAAAACCAGATGCTGCAGTGGCTCCGCTGTGCGGAGTTTAGCTGCGATCGAGCCGCCCTCCTCGCCACCCAAGACCCCAAAACCGTGGCTTCTGTCCTGATGAAGCTCGCCGGAGGCTCCCCCACTCTCGCTCCCCAACTAAATCTTGATGCTTTTCTTGCACAAGCCCGCGCTTATGATAAAATAAGCTCTAGTGCGATCGGGCAAATGCTCCAAGAAGCACAGACCGCCCAGCTCACCCATCCCCTCCCGGTCCTCCGGGCTCGCGAGATAGATATCTGGGCAAGCAGCAAAGAATACGAATCTTTGTTGCAAAATCAAAAAAACGTGTATAATGGGAAAAGCAACCCCAAGGGCGAGTGGCGAAATTGGTAG
- a CDS encoding biopolymer transporter ExbD, producing MKINQDLPAEEARIELIPLIDVIFCILTFFILAALQLTRQPVIDVSLPQASTGAPQVRDMWIVRVDSAGRIFLYIEQAPVLVQLSEIATVLQRYPRLANMIVLYADKDARYNDVLQILDKLREVGGSRVALATNPTTNESQTTPPATNPLTPGTIPGSGSFNPPPTMPVPVPAPNPAN from the coding sequence ATGAAAATCAACCAAGACCTCCCCGCCGAAGAAGCCAGAATCGAGCTAATACCCTTAATTGACGTTATTTTCTGCATCCTCACCTTCTTCATCCTCGCCGCCCTCCAGCTCACCCGCCAACCCGTCATCGACGTATCCCTCCCCCAAGCCAGCACTGGCGCCCCCCAAGTCCGAGACATGTGGATAGTCCGAGTGGACAGCGCCGGACGCATCTTCCTTTATATAGAACAAGCCCCCGTACTCGTCCAACTCAGCGAAATCGCCACAGTATTGCAGCGCTACCCCCGTCTTGCTAATATGATAGTCTTGTACGCCGACAAAGACGCCCGGTACAACGACGTCCTCCAGATCCTCGACAAACTCCGGGAAGTAGGCGGCTCCCGCGTCGCCCTCGCCACCAACCCCACCACCAACGAATCCCAAACCACCCCCCCCGCCACCAACCCCCTAACTCCGGGTACAATCCCCGGAAGTGGCAGCTTTAATCCCCCCCCCACTATGCCCGTCCCCGTACCCGCCCCCAACCCCGCCAACTAA
- a CDS encoding bifunctional 2-polyprenyl-6-hydroxyphenol methylase/3-demethylubiquinol 3-O-methyltransferase UbiG, translating to MAKPEYDSLDKVRQQFDSVPYPRIPLDQSPETDLDILFIHSISTPYYLRNQKFINSEGRVILDAGCGTGYKALALAKANPGAKVVGIDFSEESVKLARERLKYHGFSEFAEFYAISIYDVDELNIEFDYINADEVLYLLPDIVKGFAALGSVLKPDGIIRGNLHSYFQRQPYYRAQKLFDMMGLMNDNPGEVEIDIAREFINSLKDDVRLKGSTWNPDVSNAADWLVSNYLLLQDKGYTVPEMFSALSAAKLEFISMVNWREWDLLQLFKEPDNLPAFLAMSMPEISIEERLQMFELLHPVKRLMDFWCGHPHQGQPFVPVADWTDSDWQAARVHLHPQLRSAKVKEDLIAAIVQHRPWQIGQYLQKTSIFVDSSIGSCLLPLWEGPRSVRALVDRWLQVRSVDPVTLEPVSPTTAFQEVAAMLEKLETFLYVLLEDS from the coding sequence GTGGCAAAACCAGAATATGATTCTCTAGATAAAGTTCGCCAGCAGTTTGATAGCGTTCCCTATCCAAGAATCCCATTAGACCAATCTCCAGAAACTGATTTAGATATCCTGTTTATTCACAGCATATCTACACCTTATTACTTGAGAAACCAAAAATTTATTAATTCCGAGGGTAGGGTAATTTTAGATGCAGGGTGCGGCACCGGCTACAAAGCCCTGGCATTAGCCAAAGCTAATCCTGGAGCAAAAGTTGTTGGAATTGATTTCTCAGAAGAATCAGTCAAGCTGGCACGAGAACGCCTGAAATATCATGGATTCAGTGAATTTGCAGAATTTTATGCTATTTCTATCTATGATGTTGATGAGTTAAATATTGAATTCGATTATATAAATGCTGATGAAGTTTTATATCTGCTACCAGATATAGTAAAAGGATTTGCCGCTCTGGGGTCGGTGTTAAAGCCAGATGGAATTATTCGTGGCAATCTCCACAGCTACTTCCAACGCCAACCGTACTATAGAGCCCAAAAACTTTTTGATATGATGGGATTAATGAATGATAATCCAGGGGAAGTAGAGATAGATATTGCTAGAGAATTTATCAATAGTTTAAAAGATGATGTGCGATTGAAGGGGTCAACATGGAATCCAGATGTGTCTAACGCTGCTGATTGGCTGGTGAGCAATTATTTATTACTACAGGATAAAGGCTACACAGTCCCAGAAATGTTCTCAGCCCTCAGTGCAGCCAAGCTGGAATTTATCAGTATGGTGAATTGGCGAGAGTGGGATTTGCTACAGTTGTTTAAAGAGCCGGATAACCTACCAGCCTTTCTGGCGATGAGCATGCCAGAAATTTCTATTGAAGAAAGGTTGCAGATGTTTGAACTGCTGCATCCTGTGAAACGGCTCATGGATTTTTGGTGTGGTCATCCCCACCAGGGGCAGCCCTTTGTGCCTGTTGCAGATTGGACCGACTCCGACTGGCAAGCGGCCAGGGTTCACTTGCACCCTCAGCTCAGAAGCGCCAAGGTGAAAGAAGACTTAATCGCCGCGATCGTCCAACACCGTCCCTGGCAGATAGGTCAATATTTGCAAAAAACATCCATCTTTGTGGATAGTAGCATCGGCTCTTGTCTGCTGCCTCTGTGGGAGGGACCCCGGTCGGTGCGTGCCCTGGTGGACCGGTGGTTGCAGGTGCGATCGGTCGATCCTGTCACCCTGGAGCCAGTGTCCCCCACAACAGCTTTTCAAGAGGTGGCGGCTATGTTGGAAAAGCTGGAAACCTTTCTCTACGTGCTTTTGGAGGATTCTTAG
- a CDS encoding type IV pilin-like G/H family protein — protein MKTELKVKFLQHLNQKKREEGFTLIELLVVVIIIGILAAVALPSLLSQANKGKQVEARNNVGAINRAQQAYFLEAGRFGAYTEIGLGIQTQSVNYKYEFDPVAPNTGTSTIVTKASTLTKGLKPYAGLVWTTVDTTTSEATTRALLCEENKAQANPASPTIGAGGATLITSCGASMKSLGE, from the coding sequence ATGAAAACCGAATTAAAAGTCAAATTCCTGCAACACCTGAACCAGAAAAAAAGAGAAGAGGGTTTCACCCTGATTGAACTGCTGGTGGTCGTTATCATTATCGGTATTTTGGCTGCTGTCGCTCTGCCCTCCCTCCTGAGCCAAGCCAATAAAGGCAAGCAGGTGGAAGCCCGGAATAATGTTGGTGCCATCAACCGCGCCCAGCAAGCATACTTTTTGGAAGCCGGTCGATTTGGCGCTTATACGGAAATCGGTCTTGGCATTCAGACCCAATCGGTAAACTATAAATACGAATTCGACCCGGTGGCTCCAAATACAGGAACCTCGACCATTGTTACCAAAGCATCAACCCTAACCAAGGGCTTAAAGCCCTATGCTGGCTTGGTTTGGACTACTGTTGACACAACTACCTCGGAAGCCACAACGCGCGCTCTCCTTTGTGAAGAGAATAAGGCTCAAGCCAATCCTGCCTCGCCGACCATCGGAGCTGGCGGCGCCACATTAATTACATCCTGCGGCGCATCCATGAAATCTCTCGGTGAGTAG
- a CDS encoding O-linked N-acetylglucosamine transferase, SPINDLY family protein has product MTADLGEPTYSWQEQAREYLLTADYSRAAILYEKAIETEPDVKSYYWHLGLMLLLQGKEEEATTTWLVAMVEGEPEQVELWTPELVEILQTEARRREDLQDNAVAWLIRGHIREIQPTNADNLLKLMRLALGLDRFSGSELTDWGVIELLHEQPPGTINPDELLQVLKQLLTDNPLHPEAIHFAAACWFHLKEHSSFVKVILPLALDIGYGLLKQRIAAALLELCWQADDSNTEVLLHLASFYQNGVNYAGGIELAKEYYNRVKTWPDKIYANHFLLRGLMSAGGYWEEACRTLEKQESLLRALTVKELHKLPPGMMSRLLTSAYFFAYFRDRARENREIINKLSASCQTYFKSQAAATVESYSQGFGRRQNLDITTRRLKIGYISHCLRSHSVGWLARWLLQYHDRQRFEIHAYMIMYKDTGDPLQAWYVSQVEYCHQLGVDAVSIAAQIYEDEIDILIDLDSLTGADTCEVIFLKPAPIQVTWLGWDASGLPAIDYFIADPYVLPQTAQDYYIEKIWRLPHTYIAVDGFEVGVPTRRRQDLNIPRDAVVYYSGQRGYKRHYDTARLQMRILKEVPNSYLAIKGFAEQASMINFFTEIAELEGVNPNRLRFLPIEPEEAVHRANLGIADVVLDTYPYNGATTTLETLWMGIPLVTRVGEQFAARNSYTMMMNVGVTEGIAWSDAEYVEWGVRLGKSPELRRQISWKLYQSRQFSPLWDGQQFAREMEMAYTQMWQNYINGVKSI; this is encoded by the coding sequence ATGACAGCCGATTTGGGGGAACCAACTTATTCTTGGCAGGAACAAGCAAGGGAATATCTGCTAACTGCAGACTATAGCAGAGCTGCCATACTTTACGAAAAAGCTATAGAAACTGAACCAGATGTTAAATCTTACTATTGGCATCTGGGATTGATGCTGCTGTTGCAGGGGAAAGAAGAAGAAGCAACCACCACCTGGTTGGTGGCAATGGTGGAAGGGGAACCAGAGCAGGTGGAGTTGTGGACGCCAGAGCTGGTAGAGATTTTGCAAACGGAAGCTCGGCGGCGAGAGGATTTGCAAGATAATGCGGTGGCGTGGCTGATTCGGGGACATATTCGGGAAATTCAGCCGACAAATGCTGATAACCTGCTGAAGCTGATGCGGTTGGCTCTCGGCTTAGACAGGTTCTCCGGATCCGAACTAACCGACTGGGGCGTGATTGAACTGTTGCACGAGCAGCCACCAGGGACCATCAATCCCGATGAGTTATTGCAAGTATTAAAACAGTTGCTCACTGACAATCCCCTGCACCCAGAAGCAATACATTTTGCCGCTGCTTGTTGGTTCCATCTCAAAGAGCATTCCAGTTTTGTTAAAGTCATACTGCCCCTCGCCCTAGACATCGGTTACGGGCTGCTAAAACAGCGCATTGCTGCCGCCCTTTTGGAGTTGTGCTGGCAAGCCGATGATAGCAATACAGAAGTTTTGCTCCATTTGGCAAGTTTTTATCAAAATGGGGTGAACTATGCTGGCGGCATAGAGTTGGCTAAAGAATATTATAACAGAGTAAAAACTTGGCCGGATAAAATATATGCTAATCACTTTTTGTTGCGGGGGTTGATGAGTGCTGGCGGCTATTGGGAAGAGGCTTGCCGGACATTGGAGAAGCAAGAGTCTCTGTTGAGGGCGTTAACGGTAAAAGAACTGCATAAATTACCCCCAGGGATGATGTCTAGATTGCTGACTTCGGCTTACTTTTTTGCTTACTTTAGGGATAGAGCCAGAGAAAATCGCGAGATAATCAATAAATTGTCTGCATCATGTCAGACTTATTTTAAAAGTCAGGCAGCAGCCACAGTAGAAAGCTACTCTCAGGGGTTTGGGCGGCGCCAAAATTTAGATATCACTACCAGAAGATTGAAAATTGGCTATATCTCCCATTGCTTGAGAAGTCATTCGGTGGGTTGGTTAGCTAGATGGCTCCTCCAATATCACGATCGCCAGAGATTTGAAATTCATGCTTATATGATAATGTATAAGGATACGGGCGATCCTTTACAAGCATGGTATGTCAGTCAAGTTGAGTATTGTCATCAACTTGGGGTTGATGCTGTTTCAATTGCAGCCCAGATATATGAAGATGAAATTGATATATTAATCGACCTCGATAGCCTGACGGGCGCCGATACCTGTGAGGTCATATTCCTGAAACCAGCACCGATTCAAGTGACTTGGTTGGGGTGGGATGCTTCTGGTTTACCGGCGATTGATTATTTTATTGCCGATCCTTATGTGTTACCCCAGACGGCACAAGATTACTATATAGAAAAAATATGGCGCTTGCCCCACACCTATATCGCTGTTGATGGATTTGAGGTGGGTGTACCGACCCGGCGGCGTCAAGATTTGAATATTCCCAGGGATGCGGTGGTGTATTATAGTGGTCAGCGGGGCTACAAGCGACATTATGATACGGCGCGTCTGCAAATGAGAATCCTCAAAGAAGTGCCGAATAGTTACTTAGCTATTAAGGGATTCGCCGAGCAAGCATCGATGATCAACTTTTTTACAGAAATCGCCGAATTAGAAGGTGTTAACCCTAACCGGTTGCGGTTTTTACCCATCGAACCTGAAGAAGCCGTTCATCGCGCTAATCTGGGGATTGCTGATGTAGTGCTGGATACTTATCCTTACAACGGCGCTACAACCACCCTGGAAACTCTGTGGATGGGAATTCCCCTGGTGACAAGGGTTGGAGAGCAGTTTGCGGCTCGCAATAGTTACACTATGATGATGAATGTGGGCGTGACGGAGGGAATTGCTTGGAGTGATGCAGAATATGTGGAATGGGGGGTGCGCTTGGGGAAATCTCCAGAACTGCGGCGGCAAATATCCTGGAAATTGTACCAGTCTCGGCAGTTTTCTCCTTTGTGGGATGGTCAGCAGTTTGCTCGGGAAATGGAAATGGCTTATACACAAATGTGGCAAAATTATATAAACGGAGTCAAGTCAATCTAG